In a single window of the Zea mays cultivar B73 chromosome 5, Zm-B73-REFERENCE-NAM-5.0, whole genome shotgun sequence genome:
- the LOC103626389 gene encoding homeobox-leucine zipper protein HOX18 has translation MYSCTRAMEEEGVGKSWLGLGIGGGGDLMKRNNRPPVQLDDLLSFPPQSVAAASKKQAEKGGGGRKRHKIVVTADEDGRQSPHGGARKKLRLTKAQSTLLEDTFRAHNILSHAQKQELARQVNLSARQVEVWFQNRRARTKLKQTEADCEVLKRYCERLTGENQRLRLELAQLQRSPAAEEAGFYVQSSFPFPPLATAMASVCPSCDKVVAVTSGKSSTSYSS, from the exons ATGTACAGCTGCACTCGTGCCATGGAGGAAGAGGGGGTCGGGAAGTCATGGCTCGGGCTGGGGATAGGCGGCGGCGGCGATCTGATGAAGCGGAATAACCGACCACCGGTGCAGTTGGACGACCTGCTGTCGTTCCCGCCGCAGAGCGTAGCTGCTGCGAGCAAGAAGCAGGCGGAGAAAGGCGGCGGTGGGCGCAAGAGGCACAAGATCGTCGTTACGGCCGACGAAGATGGCCGCCAGTCGCCGCAcggcggcgcgaggaagaagctCCGGCTCACCAAGGCGCAGTCCACGCTGCTCGAGGACACCTTCCGCGCCCACAACATACTCTCCCAC GCTCAGAAGCAGGAGCTTGCACGGCAGGTGAATCTCAGCGCCAGGCAGGTGGAAGTGTGGTTCCAGAACAGGAGAGCAAG AACGAAGCTGAAGCAAACGGAGGCGGACTGCGAGGTCCTGAAGCGCTACTGCGAGAGACTGACCGGCGAGAACCAGCGGCTGAGGCTGGAGCTCGCGCAGCTGCAGCGGTCGCCGGCGGCGGAGGAGGCTGGGTTCTACGTCCAGTCGTCGTTCCCGTTCCCGCCGCTGGCCACGGCCATGGCCAGCGTCTGCCCGTCGTGCGACAAGGTCGTCGCCGTGACGAGCGGCAAGAGCTCCACCAGCTACTCCTCGTGA
- the LOC103626388 gene encoding homeobox-leucine zipper protein HOX18, whose amino-acid sequence MHSTRAMEEEGVGKSWLALGIGGGDLMKRNNRPPVQFDLLFPPQSVKEEGAASKKAEKGGGRKRLKVVTADEDGRQSPHGGPGPSDGSGAGARKKLRLTNEQSTLLEDTFRAHNILSNAQKQELARQVDLSARQVEVWFQNRRARTKLKQTEVDCEILKRCCESLTGENQRLRLELAQLQRSAAAAAEAGLYVQSSFPPLATATATASVCPSCDKVIAVSSGGETSGKSSTSYSSRRAGFPSIMGSR is encoded by the exons ATGCACAGCACTCGTGCCATGGAGGAAGAGGGGGTCGGCAAGTCATGGCTTGCGCTGGGGATAGGCGGCGGCGATCTGATGAAGCGGAACAACCGACCACCGGTGCAGTTCGACCTGCTGTTCCCGCCGCAGAGCGTCAAGGAAGAAGGTGCCGCGAGCAAGAAGGCAGAGAAAGGCGGTGGGCGGAAGAGGCTCAAGGTTGTCACGGCCGACGAGGATGGCCGCCAGTCGCCGCACGGCGGTCCAGGCCCCAGCGACGGCTCCGGCGCAGGCGCGAGGAAGAAGCTCCGGCTCACCAATGAGCAGTCGACGCTGCTCGAGGACACCTTCCGCGCCCACAACATACTCTCCAAC GCGCAGAAGCAGGAGCTCGCACGGCAGGTGGATCTCAGCGCCAGGCAGGTGGAAGTGTGGTTCCAGAACAGGAGAGCAAG AACAAAGCTGAAGCAAACGGAGGTGGACTGCGAGATCCTGAAGCGCTGCTGCGAGAGCCTGACCGGCGAGAACCAGCGGCTGAGGCTGGAGCTCGCGCAGCTGCAGCggtcagcggcggcggcggcggaggctggGCTCTACGTCCAGTCGTCGTTCCCGCCGctggccacggccacggccacggccagcGTCTGCCCGTCGTGCGACAAGGTAATTGCCGTGTCGAGCGGCGGCGAGACAAGCGGCAAGAGCTCCACCAGCTACTCCTCGCGACGCGCTGGGTTCCCTTCAATAATGGGCAGTCGTTGA